A window of Aricia agestis chromosome 3, ilAriAges1.1, whole genome shotgun sequence contains these coding sequences:
- the LOC121725240 gene encoding organic cation/carnitine transporter 7-like — protein MTVMERKDKGEKELSVSSLDEAMLVTGFGVYNIIHMLVSGLILMGVIMQSLVMGYVLPAAQCDLGLSLQQRGWLAAIPFLAIILTSYFWGWLADTRGRRFVMLLSMMISAVLSVFASFSPNVTSFAILSFLSAIFMSGPSAVVYTYLGEFTNMNHRDKMVAFGSSFVGIGTVMLPAVSWVILSLPFETHIAFLDILYRPWRLLLVASTFPFVLGTLCLLFFPESPKFLNASGQQEACLKVLRNIYHFNKRLPIDSFPVKSLITDANYSGKATTHRGMVAVLVSMRDQTAPLFRPPLLPWTCLTCFVQFGIFATTNGFYVWFPTILNSLVNHNGAESKICDVLDATQSSPGNGTTVECDDTMNTATFELSIYVGLVFCSMYIIVGFLVDFLGKKLILVVILFTTGLCGVAAHLAYNQHLAVVLFAVFQMCGACIGLMNAVTVELFPTKFRAMAVCLAMMMGRVGSMAGSNLIGVFLATNCGLSFYLFGGIIIFCSLLCLTLPSRKKMGSISKPKMEPTENETHEPA, from the exons ATGACTGTGATGGAGAGAAAGGACAAGGGAGAGAAGGAGCTCTCAGTATCGTCCCTCGACGAAGCCATGTTGGTCACTG GTTTTGGTGTTTACAACATCATTCACATGCTTGTCAGTGGATTAATTCTGATGGGAGTGATTATGCAGAGTCTGGTCATGGGCTACGTTCTGCCAGCAGCGCAGTGCGATTTGGGCCTGTCACTCCAACAACGAGGGTGGCTTGCTGCAATACCTTTCCTTG CGATCATCCTAACGTCATATTTCTGGGGCTGGCTGGCGGACACGCGCGGCCGGCGGTTTGTGATGCTGCTGTCTATGATGATCTCCGCGGTCCTCTCGGTCTTCGCTAGTTTCTCACCCAACGTTACCTCCTTCGCTATATTATCATTCCTATCAGCTATTTT CATGTCTGGTCCATCGGCCGTGGTGTACACGTACCTGGGGGAGTTCACCAACATGAACCACAGAGACAAAATGGTGGCATTTGGTTCTTCTTTCGTGGGCATTGGAACTGTCATGTTACCAG CTGTATCCTGGGTAATCTTGTCGTTGCCATTCGAAACGCATATTGCCTTCCTGGACATATTATACCGGCCGTGGCGACTGCTGCTGGTGGCCAGTACATTCCCGTTCGTACTGGGAACTCTGTGCCTGCTGTTCTTCCCCGAGAGCCCCAAGTTTCTGAACGCGAGCGGGCAACAGGAAGCGTGTTTGAAGGTCCTGAGGAATATTTATCACTTCAATAAGAGACTGCCTATTGACAGTTTTCCT GTGAAGAGCCTCATCACGGACGCGAACTACAGCGGCAAGGCGACAACCCACCGCGGCATGGTGGCGGTGCTGGTGTCGATGCGCGACCAGACAGCGCCGCTGTTCCGGCCGCCGCTGCTGCCCTGGACCTGTCTCACCTGCTTCGTGCAGTTCGGGATATTCGCCAC CACGAACGGGTTCTACGTGTGGTTCCCAACGATACTGAACTCGCTGGTCAACCACAACGGAGCCGAGTCCAAGATCTGTGACGTTTTGGATGCAACTCAGTCTTCACCTGGGAACGGAACGACa GTGGAATGCGACGACACGATGAACACGGCGACGTTCGAGCTGTCCATCTACGTGGGCCTCGTGTTCTGCTCCATGTACATCATCGTGGGCTTCCTGGTGGACTTCCTGGGCAAGAAGCTGATCCTGGTGGTGATCCTGTTTACGACGGGTCTGTGCGGTGTGGCCGCCCACCTCGCGTACAACCAGCACCTGGCCGTGGTGCTGTTCGCCGTGTTCCAGATGTGTGGCGCCTGCATTGGACTCATGAATGCCGTCACTGTTGAACTATTCCCCACTAAATTCAG AGCGATGGCGGTGTGCCTGGCGATGATGATGGGCCGTGTGGGCTCGATGGCGGGCTCCAACCTGATCGGGGTGTTCCTCGCCACCAACTGCGGCCTCAGCTTCTATCTGTTCGGTGGCATCATCATTT TCTGTTCCCTGCTCTGCCTGACTCTACCCAGTAGGAAGAAGATGGGCAGCATCAGCAAACCCAAGATGGAACCCACCGAGAATGAAACCCACGAACCTGCTTGA